In a single window of the Bacillus horti genome:
- the parE gene encoding DNA topoisomerase IV subunit B, with protein sequence MSDKVINEYNEASIQVLEGLDAVRKRPGMYIGSTDGRGLHHLVHEILDNAVDEALAGYGEHITIKLLQDGSLSVEDKGRGVPTGMHSSGKPTPEVIYTVLHAGGKFGQGGYSTSGGLHGVGASVVNALSEWMEVTIHRDGQIFRQRYEQGGKPVTTLEIIGKTNKTGTTVHFKPDASIFSTTTFNYDILAERSKEAAFLLKGLTIEIVDKRKGQEQNHDKFCYENGIQSFVEYLNEDKESFHDVIYFSGEQQGIVAEVAIQYNDGYSENILSFVNHVRTKDGGTHESGCKTAMTRCFNEYARKAGFLKEKDKNLEGSDVREGLTAIISVRVPEEKLQFEGQTKGKLGTPEARSAVDSVVADRLNIFLAENPDIAGLLVKKAIRSAQAREAARKAREEARSGKKGKRKEAILSGKLTPAQTKNPARNELFLVEGDSAGGSAKQGRDRTFQAILPLRGKVINTEKAKLEDIMKNEEIRTIIYTIGAGVGADFNLEDCNYDKVIIMTDADTDGAHIQVLLLTFFYRYMRPLVEANKVYIALPPLYKVSKGTGKKEVIEYAWDEQALKQALKKVGKGYTIQRYKGLGEMNADQLWETTMDPNSRSLIKVTIDDAARAERRISVLMGDKVEPRRKWIERNVAFTLEDEDQDVLHT encoded by the coding sequence TTGTCAGATAAAGTCATTAATGAATATAATGAAGCATCCATTCAGGTTCTTGAAGGACTAGATGCAGTCCGTAAAAGACCTGGGATGTACATAGGAAGTACGGATGGTAGAGGCTTACATCATCTGGTTCATGAGATCCTCGATAATGCTGTTGATGAAGCATTAGCAGGCTATGGGGAACACATAACAATAAAACTACTTCAGGATGGAAGTCTTTCTGTCGAAGATAAAGGTAGAGGAGTTCCTACGGGAATGCATTCCTCTGGGAAGCCAACACCTGAAGTAATTTACACTGTTTTACATGCAGGGGGTAAGTTTGGTCAAGGCGGTTATTCCACGTCTGGAGGGTTACATGGAGTAGGTGCATCCGTGGTAAATGCTTTATCCGAATGGATGGAGGTAACGATTCATCGCGATGGTCAGATTTTCCGTCAGCGCTATGAGCAAGGTGGTAAGCCTGTTACAACGCTTGAGATCATTGGCAAAACAAATAAGACGGGAACGACCGTCCACTTTAAGCCTGATGCTAGCATTTTCAGTACAACGACGTTTAATTACGATATATTAGCGGAACGTTCTAAAGAAGCGGCCTTCCTGTTAAAAGGACTCACGATTGAAATTGTGGATAAGCGCAAGGGACAGGAGCAGAATCATGATAAGTTCTGCTATGAAAATGGTATACAATCCTTCGTTGAGTATCTGAATGAGGATAAAGAATCATTTCATGATGTGATTTATTTTAGCGGCGAACAGCAAGGGATTGTAGCAGAGGTCGCTATTCAATATAATGATGGCTATTCAGAGAATATTCTTTCCTTTGTCAACCATGTACGGACGAAGGATGGTGGAACTCACGAATCTGGCTGTAAAACAGCGATGACCCGCTGCTTTAACGAGTATGCTCGAAAAGCAGGCTTTCTAAAGGAAAAGGATAAAAACTTAGAGGGGTCAGATGTGAGGGAGGGCTTAACAGCCATTATCTCAGTGCGTGTGCCTGAAGAAAAGCTACAGTTTGAGGGGCAGACAAAAGGGAAGCTGGGGACACCAGAGGCAAGATCAGCGGTGGATTCTGTGGTTGCTGACCGTTTGAACATCTTCTTAGCAGAGAATCCAGATATTGCGGGCTTGCTAGTAAAAAAGGCGATTCGTTCGGCTCAAGCCAGAGAAGCAGCTAGGAAAGCCAGAGAGGAAGCAAGGAGTGGCAAGAAAGGTAAGCGTAAAGAGGCTATACTTAGCGGTAAGCTAACTCCAGCACAAACGAAAAACCCGGCTAGAAATGAGCTCTTTCTTGTAGAGGGTGATTCGGCTGGTGGTTCGGCAAAGCAGGGTCGTGATCGAACGTTTCAGGCCATACTTCCACTGAGAGGTAAGGTCATTAACACGGAAAAGGCGAAGCTTGAAGATATCATGAAAAATGAAGAAATCCGTACCATTATTTATACGATTGGAGCAGGTGTCGGAGCAGACTTTAACCTTGAGGATTGCAACTACGACAAGGTCATAATCATGACGGATGCGGATACGGATGGAGCCCATATTCAGGTTCTCCTATTAACCTTCTTTTACCGCTATATGCGTCCGCTTGTAGAAGCAAATAAAGTGTATATCGCGCTTCCACCTCTATACAAGGTAAGTAAAGGAACAGGTAAGAAGGAAGTTATAGAATATGCTTGGGATGAGCAGGCTTTAAAGCAGGCTTTGAAGAAAGTGGGCAAGGGATATACGATTCAGCGCTATAAAGGACTTGGAGAAATGAACGCTGATCAGCTATGGGAGACAACGATGGATCCTAAT